The following are encoded together in the Salvelinus alpinus chromosome 29, SLU_Salpinus.1, whole genome shotgun sequence genome:
- the LOC139558811 gene encoding uncharacterized protein — protein sequence MDLMVDLKSLGDPIKQFSDYVSGTGTKPDNKIGTKKSTGARRKSIVVSTGARRKSVVVVRRHSIVRRKSVPCAKTCTKQRAVPDSWLSAYQADIQRERKLREKKIAERSIRRRSQHFRSQHCLPKSKTNAKRNQKSAKDDSLFGAFQGLSLNVTGGAQSSMASGGDQCKVM from the exons aTGGATCTTATGGTGGATCTTAAGTCCCTGGGTGATCCCATCAAGCAGTTCAGCGATTATGTGTCAGGGACCGGGACCAAACCGGACAACAAAATAGGCACCAAAAAGAGCACAGGGGCCAGACGGAAGAGCATAGTCGTGAGCACAGGGGCCAGACGGAAGAGCGTAGTTGTAGTCCGGAGGCACAGCATAGTCAGGAGGAAGAGTGTCCCTTGCGCCAAAACGTGCACCAAGCAGAGAGCCGTACCAGACTCCTGGCTCAGTGCATACCAGGCTGACATTCAGAGAGAAAG GAAACTGAGAGAGAAGAAGATTGCTGAAAGGTCCATCAGAAGGAGGAGTCAGCATTTCAGGAGCCAGCACTGCCTCCCAAAG AGTAAGACAAATGCCAAGAGGAACCAGAAATCTGCGAAGGATGATTCGCTGTTTGGTGCCTTCCAGGGGCTCAGTCTGAACGTGACGGGAGGCGCCCAAAGCTCTATGGCCTCAGGCGGGGACCAGTGTAAAGTAATGTGA